In a genomic window of Pedobacter sp. KBS0701:
- a CDS encoding thioesterase family protein has product MYSHSTKIRVRYGETDQMGYMYYGNYAQYYEVGRVEMLRSLGMSYSSMEADGIMMPVLELKCKYIKPALYDQEITVKTIIKTLPGIRIFFEYELYNEKEELINIGATTLVFVDMEKNKPTNPPENFMEKLSVFFN; this is encoded by the coding sequence ATGTATAGCCACAGTACAAAAATCAGGGTTCGTTATGGCGAAACCGATCAGATGGGCTATATGTATTATGGCAATTACGCACAATACTACGAAGTTGGCCGGGTAGAAATGTTACGCAGTTTGGGCATGAGCTATAGTTCTATGGAGGCTGATGGCATTATGATGCCGGTTTTAGAATTAAAGTGTAAATACATTAAACCTGCCCTTTACGATCAGGAAATTACCGTAAAAACAATTATCAAAACCTTGCCCGGCATCAGGATCTTTTTTGAGTACGAGCTGTATAACGAAAAAGAAGAACTCATCAACATCGGGGCAACTACACTGGTTTTTGTTGACATGGAGAAAAATAAACCGACAAATCCACCCGAAAATTTTATGGAAAAATTATCGGTGTTTTTTAATTAG
- the mltG gene encoding endolytic transglycosylase MltG — protein sequence MTEVEKKNMSTGKKAAIIIALVVILIAGYFALNIYRLYFAPNVTENQKYLYIKTGSKYDDLIAEIKKKDLVKSISSFTAAAGKMNLATSVKPGRYRLKKGMTNRTLINLIKAGNQDPVKLKFHNIRKKENFAAYLASNLEADSLSFINVLDSTALISKYGFNQDNVYAMFIPNTYEMYWNISPVDFFERMHKEYDKFWNADRRQKAASLNLTPSQVYTLASIVDAEALYDKEMPIIAGLYLNRLNKGILLQADPTVIFANNDFTVKRVTGKLLQVQSLYNTYKYAGLPPGPIMMPSINAIDAVLNRDNNNYIYMCAKEDFSGYHNFAENKAQHEINARKYREALNKRNIFK from the coding sequence ATGACTGAAGTAGAAAAAAAGAACATGAGTACAGGCAAAAAAGCGGCTATAATTATCGCGCTTGTCGTGATTTTAATTGCTGGTTACTTTGCGTTAAATATTTACAGGCTTTACTTTGCCCCTAACGTTACCGAAAATCAAAAATATTTATATATCAAAACCGGGAGTAAATACGATGATCTGATTGCAGAAATTAAAAAGAAAGATCTGGTAAAAAGCATTTCTTCTTTTACAGCAGCTGCCGGAAAAATGAATTTAGCTACAAGCGTTAAACCCGGACGTTACCGTTTGAAAAAAGGAATGACCAACCGCACACTGATTAACCTGATCAAAGCCGGAAACCAGGATCCGGTTAAATTGAAATTCCATAACATCCGTAAGAAAGAAAACTTTGCGGCCTACCTGGCCAGCAATCTGGAGGCCGATTCGCTGAGCTTTATCAATGTGTTAGATTCTACAGCGCTGATCAGTAAATATGGTTTTAACCAGGATAATGTGTATGCCATGTTTATTCCGAATACTTATGAAATGTACTGGAATATTTCACCAGTTGATTTCTTTGAGCGCATGCATAAGGAATATGATAAATTCTGGAATGCCGATCGTAGACAAAAAGCAGCAAGCTTAAACCTTACGCCTTCGCAGGTGTACACTTTGGCTTCAATTGTGGATGCAGAGGCGCTTTACGACAAAGAAATGCCAATTATAGCGGGCTTATATTTAAACCGTTTAAATAAAGGCATATTGCTTCAGGCCGATCCGACGGTAATTTTTGCAAACAACGATTTTACAGTGAAAAGGGTAACAGGAAAATTATTGCAGGTACAATCGCTTTACAACACGTATAAATATGCAGGTTTGCCTCCCGGACCAATTATGATGCCTAGTATTAATGCCATTGATGCTGTATTAAACCGCGATAACAACAATTACATTTACATGTGCGCGAAGGAAGATTTTTCAGGCTACCATAATTTCGCAGAAAATAAAGCCCAGCACGAAATTAATGCCAGGAAATACCGTGAAGCGTTAAACAAAAGAAATATATTTAAATAA
- a CDS encoding tRNA(His) guanylyltransferase Thg1 family protein translates to MKFDDLDAKMRVYETAQDRCILPEMYMVARIDGRGFTRLTKEVHQFDAPFDEKFRNMMIETVKHLMNCGFNVIYGYTQSDEISLLFHPSENLFGRKARKYISVLAGEASAKFSSILGDVGAFDCRISELPNKKLVEDYFRWRSEDAHRNALNAHCYWRLRQDNHNKNQASSKIEGMSIAAKNELLFQYGINFNNLPAWQKRGIGFYWKNIKKAGFNPKTSEYVSADKRDLYTDFELPMREEYNKFIVDFLG, encoded by the coding sequence ATGAAATTTGATGATTTGGATGCTAAGATGAGGGTTTATGAAACCGCACAGGATCGTTGTATTTTACCTGAAATGTACATGGTTGCCAGAATTGATGGCCGGGGTTTTACCAGGCTTACCAAGGAAGTACATCAGTTTGACGCGCCGTTTGATGAAAAATTCCGGAATATGATGATCGAGACCGTAAAACATCTGATGAACTGCGGTTTTAATGTCATTTACGGTTATACCCAAAGTGATGAAATATCGTTGCTATTTCACCCTAGTGAAAATCTTTTTGGGCGAAAGGCAAGAAAATACATTTCCGTTTTGGCTGGCGAAGCCAGTGCTAAATTTTCTTCCATTTTGGGAGATGTTGGCGCATTTGATTGCCGTATTTCTGAACTTCCTAACAAAAAATTAGTTGAAGATTATTTCAGATGGCGCAGCGAAGATGCACATAGAAATGCTTTGAATGCACATTGCTATTGGCGGTTGAGACAGGACAATCATAACAAAAACCAAGCTTCTTCTAAAATTGAAGGAATGAGTATTGCGGCCAAAAACGAATTACTATTTCAATATGGCATCAATTTCAACAACCTTCCCGCCTGGCAAAAAAGAGGAATAGGATTTTATTGGAAAAATATAAAAAAAGCGGGGTTTAATCCTAAAACCAGTGAATATGTATCGGCAGATAAACGGGATCTGTATACTGATTTCGAATTGCCGATGCGTGAAGAATACAATAAATTCATAGTTGATTTTTTAGGATAA
- a CDS encoding D-alanine--D-alanine ligase has translation MKKTIALLTGGTTGEWVVSVKSAATIAQNIDPNLYDVYKIMLNEKGWFYEPADSVKIEIDKNDFSLTLEGRKIKFDGVFIAIHGSPGEDGKLQGYFDMLGIPYTACDALTSSITMNKGYTKAVVAGIDKLYTAKSVQIFKGGNYNLNQIKQDLRLPYFVKPNSGGSSIGMSKVKHADDLETAIEKAFKEDSQILIEEFVSGREFSVGIFGAEGKVIVLPATEVIPKNEFFDFEAKYTPGATEEITPGRMSAEEVTRVQQVVKDVYQKLNCRGVVRIDYFLEEGTGKFYFIEINTIPGQTATSFIPQQVAAMGITLKEFYTLLMKETLG, from the coding sequence ATGAAGAAAACGATAGCATTGTTAACAGGCGGTACCACAGGCGAATGGGTTGTTTCTGTAAAAAGCGCAGCCACTATTGCTCAAAATATCGACCCCAATTTATACGATGTGTATAAGATTATGCTGAACGAAAAGGGCTGGTTTTATGAACCTGCCGATTCTGTTAAGATTGAAATTGATAAAAACGATTTTTCCTTAACACTTGAAGGAAGAAAAATTAAGTTTGACGGCGTTTTTATTGCCATACATGGTTCTCCTGGCGAGGACGGAAAATTGCAGGGCTATTTCGATATGTTGGGCATTCCATATACCGCCTGCGATGCATTAACTTCGTCTATTACGATGAATAAGGGTTACACGAAAGCCGTTGTAGCGGGTATTGATAAGCTGTACACCGCAAAATCTGTTCAGATATTTAAAGGTGGAAATTATAATTTAAATCAGATTAAGCAGGATTTAAGATTGCCTTATTTTGTTAAACCCAACAGCGGGGGCAGCAGCATTGGCATGAGTAAGGTAAAACATGCCGACGATCTGGAAACAGCCATTGAAAAAGCATTTAAAGAAGATAGTCAGATTTTAATAGAAGAGTTTGTCAGTGGCAGGGAATTTTCGGTCGGCATTTTTGGCGCTGAGGGCAAAGTTATTGTTTTACCAGCAACAGAAGTGATCCCGAAAAATGAGTTTTTCGATTTTGAGGCAAAATATACGCCTGGCGCAACGGAAGAAATTACCCCAGGCAGAATGAGTGCCGAAGAAGTGACCCGTGTGCAACAGGTGGTAAAGGATGTATACCAGAAATTAAATTGCAGGGGAGTGGTACGCATTGATTATTTCCTGGAGGAAGGAACCGGTAAATTTTATTTTATCGAAATCAATACCATTCCCGGACAAACAGCAACCAGTTTTATTCCACAGCAGGTAGCTGCAATGGGAATTACCCTGAAAGAATTTTATACTCTTTTAATGAAAGAAACGCTGGGGTAG
- a CDS encoding YihY/virulence factor BrkB family protein, producing the protein MEWLHRQLLHLKFYSRFIEWTKGCVLPGFSPLPLYTVATFFFREIGKDALVNKSSSLAYSFMLAIFPGIIFLFTLIPFIPIKGFQDQLLNLIQLVLPHNAFDAFETTLKDIIKKQNTGLLSFGFLSALFFATNGVKNLMKAFNKSSLIIETRGWIKQRLIALVLTVIICFSIIICISAMALGEVLLNKINDELHLKDSFLVYTIKFTRWALLAILYFITISILYRYGPSHTKKWRLFSAGSWLATILAFLTIWGFSFYINHFASYNKVYGSIGTLIVVMIWLYLNSLILLIGFELNASVDVSKRSVKIIRPTFNLFKKSEPIEENIQKK; encoded by the coding sequence ATGGAATGGTTACACAGGCAATTATTACATCTTAAATTCTATTCCAGGTTTATAGAATGGACTAAGGGATGTGTTTTGCCCGGATTTAGCCCTCTGCCTTTATATACCGTTGCTACGTTTTTCTTCCGCGAAATCGGCAAAGATGCACTGGTAAACAAATCTTCCTCGCTGGCATACAGTTTCATGCTGGCCATTTTTCCGGGGATTATTTTCCTGTTTACTTTAATCCCTTTTATACCGATAAAGGGTTTCCAGGATCAGCTTTTAAATTTAATTCAGCTGGTACTGCCACACAATGCTTTTGATGCCTTTGAAACAACATTGAAAGACATCATCAAAAAGCAAAATACAGGCTTGTTGTCTTTCGGCTTTTTATCAGCCCTGTTTTTTGCTACCAATGGGGTTAAAAACTTAATGAAGGCTTTTAATAAATCATCGTTGATTATCGAAACCAGGGGCTGGATAAAACAACGTTTAATTGCGCTTGTACTAACAGTGATTATCTGTTTTTCGATCATCATCTGCATTAGCGCCATGGCCTTGGGTGAAGTTCTGCTGAACAAAATTAACGACGAGCTACATTTAAAAGATAGTTTTTTGGTTTATACCATCAAATTTACCCGTTGGGCATTATTGGCGATTCTGTATTTCATCACCATTTCCATTTTATACCGTTACGGTCCATCTCACACCAAAAAATGGCGCTTGTTCAGCGCAGGCTCCTGGCTGGCAACCATACTGGCTTTTCTTACCATCTGGGGATTTTCCTTCTACATCAATCATTTCGCTTCTTACAACAAGGTGTATGGTTCTATCGGAACGTTAATCGTAGTGATGATCTGGCTTTACCTCAATTCATTGATTTTATTGATTGGTTTTGAGCTCAATGCCAGCGTTGATGTAAGCAAAAGAAGTGTGAAGATCATTCGCCCTACTTTTAATTTGTTCAAAAAATCGGAGCCGATTGAAGAAAATATACAGAAGAAATAA
- a CDS encoding PASTA domain-containing protein — MSKFIDYLKTKSFRNNILAAIVTVVVLLLVAFFSLRYYTKHGQGLNVPMVKGLSFEQAVKKLEDAGLKYEVDSVFIMDQPAGIVIDQDPDPNTFVKDNRTIYLTINAGKTPNTKFPDIAFKTLREAQAIIESSRLKLGDTTYKPDVSRDVVLEASFGGQPIAAGQIVPVGSRINLVLGDGRGNEEVDIPQLMGLTMDEAKFSLRGSNLSLGNIIYDGPITDSAAAVIIKQDPMLVDSLTKVAIGTRINITLSNKQQ, encoded by the coding sequence ATGTCTAAATTTATAGATTATTTAAAAACCAAATCGTTTAGAAACAACATATTAGCCGCTATAGTAACCGTTGTAGTACTTCTATTGGTTGCTTTTTTTAGTTTAAGATATTACACCAAGCACGGACAGGGCCTAAATGTACCTATGGTAAAAGGTTTATCTTTTGAGCAGGCAGTTAAGAAACTGGAAGATGCAGGATTAAAATATGAAGTAGATTCTGTTTTTATTATGGATCAACCTGCCGGAATTGTAATTGATCAGGATCCTGACCCCAATACCTTTGTAAAAGATAACCGTACCATTTATTTAACCATTAACGCAGGCAAAACACCGAATACAAAATTCCCTGATATAGCGTTTAAAACTTTAAGGGAAGCACAGGCCATTATAGAGAGTTCGAGATTAAAGCTTGGAGATACAACCTATAAGCCTGACGTAAGTCGTGATGTGGTGTTAGAAGCCTCCTTTGGCGGTCAACCTATTGCGGCCGGACAGATTGTGCCTGTTGGCTCGAGAATTAACCTGGTTTTAGGCGATGGACGTGGAAATGAAGAAGTAGATATTCCCCAGTTAATGGGTTTAACCATGGATGAAGCTAAATTTAGCCTAAGGGGTTCAAACCTGAGTTTAGGCAACATCATTTACGATGGGCCTATTACCGATAGTGCTGCTGCTGTTATTATTAAACAAGACCCTATGCTGGTTGATTCGTTAACAAAAGTGGCTATAGGCACCAGGATTAACATTACCCTATCTAACAAACAACAATAA
- a CDS encoding AAA family ATPase: protein MEAIIFCGIQATRKTTFFKERFFKTHVHISLDLLNTRNKEIRFIETCILTSQPFVVDNTNPTLEERAKYISIAKANKFKVTGYYFQSKLTDAVERNNQRSGKEKIPEIGIRGTFKKLNLPSINEGFDELYYVTAENNSFIIKPWSDEI, encoded by the coding sequence ATGGAAGCAATCATATTTTGTGGCATTCAGGCAACTCGAAAAACTACTTTTTTTAAAGAGAGGTTTTTTAAAACGCATGTACATATTTCCTTAGATTTATTAAACACGAGAAATAAGGAAATCAGGTTTATTGAAACCTGTATCCTCACCTCTCAGCCTTTTGTAGTAGACAATACGAATCCTACTCTAGAAGAAAGAGCAAAGTATATATCCATTGCGAAGGCAAACAAATTCAAAGTAACCGGATATTATTTTCAATCGAAACTGACTGATGCGGTCGAACGTAATAATCAGCGCTCAGGCAAAGAAAAGATTCCTGAAATTGGTATAAGGGGAACTTTTAAAAAGTTGAACTTACCCTCTATTAATGAGGGTTTCGACGAGCTATATTATGTAACGGCAGAGAATAACTCGTTTATTATTAAACCATGGTCAGATGAAATTTGA
- a CDS encoding Crp/Fnr family transcriptional regulator → MNIQKLIDKGLKLKSYSKDSVIYEPGMQPRYVYFIKSGEVRMVTVSDEGKEFIQGVFKMGQYFGEPALLVNRPYLAFTIANKDSQIIVVNKEDFFGLIKNEPDFSMELIRTLSNRLFYKSMMLEELASEKADHRLLTIINYLLNDIAVGENLKITRQELADMTGLRVETVIRSTKILAEKGLIRTIKGKIVKV, encoded by the coding sequence ATGAATATCCAAAAACTGATTGATAAAGGTTTAAAACTCAAAAGCTATTCAAAAGATTCAGTTATCTACGAGCCGGGGATGCAGCCCCGCTACGTGTATTTTATCAAATCGGGCGAGGTGCGAATGGTTACCGTGAGCGATGAAGGAAAGGAATTTATACAAGGCGTTTTTAAAATGGGGCAGTATTTCGGTGAACCTGCTCTATTAGTGAACCGACCTTATTTAGCCTTTACTATTGCCAATAAAGATTCGCAGATTATTGTGGTAAATAAAGAAGATTTTTTCGGACTGATTAAAAACGAACCCGATTTTAGCATGGAGTTGATCCGTACTTTAAGTAACCGCCTCTTTTATAAATCGATGATGCTGGAAGAACTGGCGAGCGAAAAGGCCGATCATCGGTTGTTAACGATTATCAATTACCTTCTTAACGATATTGCTGTAGGTGAAAATTTAAAAATAACGCGACAAGAATTAGCCGACATGACTGGCTTAAGGGTAGAAACAGTTATCCGTAGCACTAAAATATTAGCGGAAAAAGGCCTGATCAGAACCATTAAAGGGAAAATAGTAAAGGTTTAG
- a CDS encoding DUF983 domain-containing protein, whose amino-acid sequence MAELSKFQAFVQCKCPRCRKGDIFTGSAYSFRLQKTNINCPHCNLKFEREPGFFYVAMFVSYAMNVAEIITIGVASYVLGLALVYENLWYYVGLILAGVLLLSPINYRYSRVILLHYLTPGLHYVAGSGD is encoded by the coding sequence ATGGCTGAGTTATCGAAATTCCAGGCTTTTGTACAGTGTAAATGCCCACGTTGCCGCAAAGGAGATATTTTTACAGGGAGTGCTTATTCTTTCAGACTACAAAAAACCAATATCAACTGTCCGCATTGCAACTTAAAATTTGAGCGCGAGCCAGGGTTTTTCTACGTGGCTATGTTTGTAAGTTATGCCATGAACGTTGCAGAAATCATAACCATTGGTGTGGCATCGTATGTTTTGGGTTTAGCCTTAGTATATGAAAACTTGTGGTACTATGTTGGTTTAATCCTGGCCGGTGTTTTATTGTTGTCACCAATTAATTATCGCTATTCGAGGGTTATTTTGCTTCATTACCTTACGCCAGGCTTACATTATGTTGCTGGCAGTGGAGACTAG